TCTGTAGCAATTGGACAATTATGGGCAAAGATGTTTGATCCAACAAATGGAATGATTAATAGATTATTAGTCATGATAGGTGTGGATAATCCACCAATATGGTTAGCGGATGCGAACATTGTTTTATATGCACTCTTTATTCCAATCGTTTGGCAATATGCAGGATTTTATATCATTATCTTCTACGCAGCATTGAAAAACGTTCCAGAGGAACTTATTGAGGCAGCTAAAATTGATGGAGCTACACCAATTCAAATTGCTTATAAAATCAAAGTGCCATTAATTTCAGGTGTTATTAAGGTAATGGTCATTTTAGCAATCGTTGGTTCTTTAAAATACTTTGATTTAATCTTTGTATTAACTGGCGGTGGACCAAACGGTGCCAGTGAGGTTATGGCATCCTATATGTATAAGGAAGCATTTAGTAAATATAACTTTGGCTACGGAAGTGCGATTGGATTTGGTTTATTAATTATCTGTCTTGTGATGACATGGTTGATTCAAAAATTAATTTCTTCAAAAGAAGATATATACTAGGAAAGGGGAGTAATAACAATGTCAAATGTTTTAAATGAAACACAAAAAAATACGACCCTATCTGCTAATTATAAAACAAATAAATCACTTGGAAGAAGAATTGGGTATGGAATTCTTTACTTAATTCTAGGGATCATTGCAATAGTCCAAGTCTATCCGTTAGTCTGGTTATTTATGTTTTCACTAAAAACAAATCAAGAGGTATTTGGAATGTCCCCATTTGCACTGCCACAAGATCCACAATGGGGAAACTATGCGAAGGCTTGGACAACAGGTAATATTGATGTTTACTTTTTTAATAGTGTACTATACACCGTTTTAGCCGTTATTATCACTGTTATTCTTGCTAGCTTTGTAACATTCGCTATTACAAGAATGTATTGGAAATTAAGTGGATTAGTGCTTGGTTTGTTTATGGCTGGATATATGATTCCGCTACATTCAACATTAATTCCACTGTTTAATATCTTTAAATCAGTCAATCTAATTGATAACCCAGTTTCAATTATCTTGTCGTATGTTGCATTTAATTTACCAATTACGATCATGATCTTAACAGGTTTTTATAGATCAATTCCTAGGGAGATTGAAGAAGCAGCTGTTATGGATGGATGTTCTATTCATAGAATCTTCTTCCAAATTACACTACCAATGACGGTGCCTGTTCTTTCAACAACTGTCATTATTAACATGATTTATAACTGGAACGAATTTGTATTCGTAAATACATTCTTAAGCTCAGATAAATGGAAAACCATTACAGTTGGAGTAAACAACTTTGTTGGGCAATATTTAACAGATTGGGGAGCAATTGGTGCAACATTAATGATCAGTATCATCCCAGTATTAATTGCTTATTTCATTCTAAGTGATCGAATTGTCGAAGGAATTGCTGCAGGATCTGTAAAGGGTTAATAGTTGGGCTAACTCGCAACAAGAGTTGGCCTTTTTTTACCCAGAGTAAATCAATGAAAGATTTCACTAAGGCTTCAACAGAAATGTTGAGGTCTTTTTTCATGAAGTTAAAAGAATTCTACGTTCTTGGGGCAGGTCATTTAAAAGCAATGGAGAACTATTATGGACATGATGTACTATACATATAGGTTTAATGTATAATTGGAAAATATTAGACTGCTACAAAATTATGTATTATTTTCCCTATAAATATATTACGATATACGAAGAGTCATAGAAAGGAAGTTTAAATTGAAGAAGAAAAGGTTATATATTTTAATTGGTATTTTCATTATTGGAATAAGTATTTTCCTTTTAAATTATATTGAATCTAATAGAAATGATCGTGTCAGTGGTTCTTTTTCAAGCAGTTCAGTTGAGGAGAAAAAATCAACTGATACAGATGAAACCGAAAAAAATAGTGAATTTGATCAAAAGGCTAGAGAATTAGTTGAAAATCAATTTTCTTATTTTCAATCAATTGTTAATGGTCATTTTTTTGTTCAGTCTAGACAAAATGGCCCTAAAGATCAGTATTCGGAAGATTGGGTTACAGAGAGTGTTAAGAATGAACTACAAGAACGAGTTTCAGAAATTGATGAATTATTGCCTGAACAATTAGATTCCAGTAATGCTGTTGCTCAAGATTTGCTACAAGTATTAATTCGAATAAATCAGGCATATAGTCAATCTGAAAGTCAGAAAAATATATACCACGTTTATAGGATTTTATATGAGCTAAATGGTGAATTAAATGATTATAAACTGGAAGAAGGTATGTTTGATCCAGAAAATGATTGGTCACAGGTATTTAGCGAAGTGGAAGAAGAGCAGAAGGAAGTAAAAAGTGAAGCAGAATTACAGGTAGAAATCGAATCAGCGTTAGAGGCCGAGGATGAACAAACTACAGAGTAATACGTATTAAAGACTCTTATAAACAAACAACAGCTAATAAAGAAAATAAAGCTTCATGGTCGGGATTGAAGCTTTATTTTTTACTCTTCTTTTGTAAGGGGTTTAATCATAAACTTTGTATTTGAAAGTATGACATTCATTATAGATATGTGCAGAAAAAACTAAGTTTTTAAGGAGATCTAAAGTCATGAAGGAAGAATTAAAATACATTGGGCAAAAAATTGTTGAGAATGACTTAGAACTTGCTAAAAAAGTTGTGTTTCAAAAGGATTCCATTCTGATGAAGCAGATTGAATTATCGAAGTTGCCAATAGCAGAACGTATTAAGTATAGAGCCATTCTCATTCGTTATTTTGGTAAGGCTCTTTATGGTAACCTTGATGAGATAAGAGAAAAGGTGATCTGTTGGGGAAGAGAGGCTGCACAAATTGCGATAAGGGATAATATTTCTTTAAGCAGCACATTAAGAGGGATTTATTTATATCGAACTGTAATCTGGGATGCTTTTACTGAAGAGTTGAATAAAAGGGAATTTGCTCCAATTACAATGCTTGATGTTTCTAAAATTATTGATCCGTTATTAGATTTAGTCTGCGAAATTATTGGTGAGGAATTTGAGAAACATAACCAGAAGTTAATGGAGGTGGCTTATACAGCACTTGAGGAACTCTCTGTACCTGTAGTTCCTATTGTAAAAGGTATTGTAGTGCTTCCTATAGTTGGGGCAGTAGATACACATCGTGCAAAATTGATTATGGATATCTCATTACATGAATCTGCTAGATTAGGTGTGTCTTATCTGATTTTAGATGTGTCTGGTGTGCCGATTATTGATACAATGGTTGCCAATCAATTATTTCAAGTTGTAAAAGCATTACAATTAACAGGTGTAGAAGTTATCATAACGGGAATTCGCCCGGAAATTGCTCAAACTGTTGTAAAGCTTGGTATTCATTTTGGAGATATTAAGACTAGGGCCACAATGATGCAGGCACTATATGAACTTGGTATTACAAAATCCTGAAATGATAAGAAAGAGGATGAGCAATTAAGCTCATCCTCTAATTAGACCATATTTCAATTTGTATTAATGATTAGCCGCAAATTCTTTCTTTTGATCTTCTGTTTCATCATCGTTATTTGTTGTTCTCAATGGAATCTCTTTTAGGAAAAGAGTGACAATGAATGCCAATGAAACAATACCAGCAGATACGATAAATACAGTTGTTAAAGAAGTATTTAAAGCTTCTTTTAATAATTGGATAAACTGGTCAAAGAAAGGCGTCATTTCTGCAGGTAATTCTGAGCGAATGGCTTCTAATTGTTCTGTATCCATTAATACTTGTGGATTTTGTAATTGTGCCATGTTTTCAGCCATTTCAGGGGGTGGGGCAGGAACACCTTCTCCTTGAGTACTCGCTAACTCATCTGCCATTTTGTTTCCCATAACAGATCCTAACATAGCAACCCCAATTGTACCCCCTATTTGTCTGAATGTCTGCATCGCTGATGTTGCAACACCAAGGTACTTATGACTTACAGCATTCTGTACAGTGATATTAAACACAGGCATATTGACGCCAAGTCCAATTCCTACAACAATCAATTGAAGAATTAATCGTGTGAGAGTTGATTCAACTTCCAGTGTAGAATTTAACACAAGTCCTACTGCCATGATTATTAATCCAAGAAGGGCAAAAATCTTATATTTTCCTGTCTTCGTAATTAAGTTACCTACAATAATACTCGAGGTAACCATTGAAATGGTCATGACCATTTCAACTAATCCAGAGACTGTCGCTGACTCCCCTTGAACTCCTTGAACGTAGAATGGAACATACATAATTGTACCGAACATTCCCATTCCCATGAGCATTCCCGCTATATTAGATACAGAGAAAACACTGTTTTTAAACAAGTAAAGAGGAAGAACAGGGCTTTTAACTCTTAGTTCAATCATGATAAAGGCAATTAGAGATAGAATTGTAAGCGAAAATAAGCCAATTATTTCAAATGAAGCCCATTCATACTTATCTCCTGCCCAGGTAAACCCTAGTAATAATGAAACAATTGTAATTGTTAATGTAATCGAACCAAGAAAGTCGATTGATTCTCTCTCTTTTGCTTTTTGAGATGGATATAATTTAAATATTAAAGCAAAGGCAAAAAATCCGATCGGGAGGAATACCCAGAAAATCCAGTGCCAGTCAAAGTTATCAACAATATATCCACCGAGTGTTGGACCGAATAAACTTGAAAGTCCGAATACGCCACCAAGAAGTCCTTGCCATCTCCCGCGTTCACGAGGGGCGAACAAATCTCCAACAGTTGTGAATGCACAAGACATAATCATCCCGCCACCAAAGCCTTGAAGCCCGCGGTATAAGATTAATTGAACAATATCATCTGCAGTTCCGCATAAAAAAGCACCAATCATAAAGATGGTTATACCAATTAGTATAAATATTTTTCTACCGTATATATCAGACAATTTACCAACTAACATAGCAGTAATTGTAGATGTTAACATATAGACGGTAAATACCCAGTCAAAGTATTCCATTCCGCCTATTTGAGAGACGATTTTTGGTAAAGCAGTACCTACGATTGTCATGTTAACTGCAGCAAAAAACATAGCTGACATAATGGCAATCATAATCATAACTTTTTGTTTGTTTTCTAAGTGTTCCATTAGTTACCTCCTGTATACAACTCAGTTATAAGTGAGCGAAGCTTTATTGTGGTTTGAGTTAGACCTACTTCCTTTTCAAAGTAATGTAAAAGAACATCAATTAAAAAGCTTCGAGGCTTTTGGGCCTTTAATTCATCTTTTAACAGATTAAGAGATGAAGAAAGATTATTTTTTATTTCTTCATTGTTATAGTTACTTATGTATTGTTCGATAATCAAAAATTGTTTGGCAATCTCATCCGTTTTAGAGATAGAGGAACTATTAGTAAGGTTTAAAAAGTGTAAAATTCTTTCCTCTGTTAAAAGTGGATCAGGTCTAGTTGTTAACAAATCATTTACTATTGAATCTAAACGATCAACTATATAGGTTGATATAGCTAAAACGTTAACTTTTTCATTTTTATTGGCAAGGATGGAGAGAAATTCCTTTATTAATCCTTGTAAAGTTATAGTTAGGTCCCAGCAATATAGATTAATATGATTCCCATATGCCTGAACAAGGCACTCCTTTTGCCACTGTGTAATTCTGAATCTCATCTTTTGCATTAATAATCTAAAGTCACTGTTTTCAGAAAGTGGCACATCCTTTAACTGCATGAGGATAAAATCTTTTCGCTCAATAAAGTCTTCAATTTGTGTACTTAATTGCTTGAGTAAGAGTTCTCTTGGTGATAATGATTCATCAGTGGAATAACGAAATGCTTTTTTAAACATCATATTTTGGTGATACTCAAACACCTCTATAAATAATTCTTCTTTAGATGAAAACATC
This genomic stretch from Metabacillus sp. B2-18 harbors:
- a CDS encoding carbohydrate ABC transporter permease, whose translation is MKNVMSNKLVISLYVLPALLLILLLIYIPIVLTGYYGLMDWNGIGGMTFIGLDNYIELVKDKMFWQSTWHSILLGLFSTISLVGYLILSLILASKIKGANFLRKIYLIPMLLSSVAIGQLWAKMFDPTNGMINRLLVMIGVDNPPIWLADANIVLYALFIPIVWQYAGFYIIIFYAALKNVPEELIEAAKIDGATPIQIAYKIKVPLISGVIKVMVILAIVGSLKYFDLIFVLTGGGPNGASEVMASYMYKEAFSKYNFGYGSAIGFGLLIICLVMTWLIQKLISSKEDIY
- a CDS encoding carbohydrate ABC transporter permease gives rise to the protein MSNVLNETQKNTTLSANYKTNKSLGRRIGYGILYLILGIIAIVQVYPLVWLFMFSLKTNQEVFGMSPFALPQDPQWGNYAKAWTTGNIDVYFFNSVLYTVLAVIITVILASFVTFAITRMYWKLSGLVLGLFMAGYMIPLHSTLIPLFNIFKSVNLIDNPVSIILSYVAFNLPITIMILTGFYRSIPREIEEAAVMDGCSIHRIFFQITLPMTVPVLSTTVIINMIYNWNEFVFVNTFLSSDKWKTITVGVNNFVGQYLTDWGAIGATLMISIIPVLIAYFILSDRIVEGIAAGSVKG
- a CDS encoding STAS domain-containing protein, coding for MKEELKYIGQKIVENDLELAKKVVFQKDSILMKQIELSKLPIAERIKYRAILIRYFGKALYGNLDEIREKVICWGREAAQIAIRDNISLSSTLRGIYLYRTVIWDAFTEELNKREFAPITMLDVSKIIDPLLDLVCEIIGEEFEKHNQKLMEVAYTALEELSVPVVPIVKGIVVLPIVGAVDTHRAKLIMDISLHESARLGVSYLILDVSGVPIIDTMVANQLFQVVKALQLTGVEVIITGIRPEIAQTVVKLGIHFGDIKTRATMMQALYELGITKS
- a CDS encoding MDR family MFS transporter; translated protein: MEHLENKQKVMIMIAIMSAMFFAAVNMTIVGTALPKIVSQIGGMEYFDWVFTVYMLTSTITAMLVGKLSDIYGRKIFILIGITIFMIGAFLCGTADDIVQLILYRGLQGFGGGMIMSCAFTTVGDLFAPRERGRWQGLLGGVFGLSSLFGPTLGGYIVDNFDWHWIFWVFLPIGFFAFALIFKLYPSQKAKERESIDFLGSITLTITIVSLLLGFTWAGDKYEWASFEIIGLFSLTILSLIAFIMIELRVKSPVLPLYLFKNSVFSVSNIAGMLMGMGMFGTIMYVPFYVQGVQGESATVSGLVEMVMTISMVTSSIIVGNLITKTGKYKIFALLGLIIMAVGLVLNSTLEVESTLTRLILQLIVVGIGLGVNMPVFNITVQNAVSHKYLGVATSAMQTFRQIGGTIGVAMLGSVMGNKMADELASTQGEGVPAPPPEMAENMAQLQNPQVLMDTEQLEAIRSELPAEMTPFFDQFIQLLKEALNTSLTTVFIVSAGIVSLAFIVTLFLKEIPLRTTNNDDETEDQKKEFAANH
- a CDS encoding TetR/AcrR family transcriptional regulator, producing the protein MDEKRKLLIDAATKIFSKKGYFSTSVQEIAEQCSMSKASLYKMFSSKEELFIEVFEYHQNMMFKKAFRYSTDESLSPRELLLKQLSTQIEDFIERKDFILMQLKDVPLSENSDFRLLMQKMRFRITQWQKECLVQAYGNHINLYCWDLTITLQGLIKEFLSILANKNEKVNVLAISTYIVDRLDSIVNDLLTTRPDPLLTEERILHFLNLTNSSSISKTDEIAKQFLIIEQYISNYNNEEIKNNLSSSLNLLKDELKAQKPRSFLIDVLLHYFEKEVGLTQTTIKLRSLITELYTGGN